The Myroides fluvii region TATGATTCTATCGAACGAATGGACCTAGAAGTAACAAGTTTTGCAAAAAAAATAAGTAGTTATAACCCCGAAGCCCTAAGTGAAATGAAAAAAATATTTTGGGAGGGAACTGCGCATTGGGATGTATTATTAGCAGAAAGAGCCGAGATATCAGGTCGATTAGTGCTTTCTGACTTTACCGTACGTGCGTTAAATGCGTTTAAAAACAAATAGCTGAAGATATAAGGATAAACACGATTTTTGTTAAAGTCGTGTTTATTTTTTGAATATCTTTAGAAAAAAAATGCAAATCAGAAACCTATCATTCCTTTGTATCTTTTCTTTTCTTTGGATAACTAATACACTATTGGCCCAAAGTAAAAGAACATCCCCTGATCCTGCACCTTTCCAACATATGACCGTTGCAGCAGGACTATCTACCTTAGGAGGTAATCTAGAATTGGCTACACCTCTTTCTCCCCATTTTTCGTTAAAAGCGGGAATTAGCACCTATAAATACCATACAAGAAGGCGACAATTCAACTTAAGTGATCCCCATGGTGCGTTACACATGGCCTTTGGTCAAAATGTTGCATATAGCACACGCGCAGAAATAACGAATGTTCACGGAAATATAGTGGTCGATTATTACCCATTCCCAGATGGATTGCTCTACTTCAGTGGAGGTTTTTACTTTGGAAAGACCAAGTTACTAGCTAGGGGAACGATTGTTAATAGAAATGGGAGTCCCGCCCAACTACAACCCCCTTTTATATGGCCTGAACTCATATTCAACGGAAAGAAATTAGACATTATTAATGGAAGATTAGATGCTGATTTAACTTTAGGAAATACCATTAAACCCTACTTAGGTATTGGACTAGGCCGCGCCATTCCCAAAAAACGCTTTGGCGTAAAATTAGAACTTGGTGTTATGTATGCTGGCGATTACACAATCACACAAAATAATAGCCGAGGAGGCACTACGCTTTTAAGAGAAAATAACTTTGAAAAAGTAAATGCTGAAATTGATTGGTTCAAATATTACCCTATGGCTAAGTTTCAAGTTCAATATCGCCTATTCTAAAAACGACTCGAAGACAAAACCTCAAGAAAGAAGGGACTACCCAACTAGATTTTTCACTACCTTTGTCAAAATTTTTGGTTATGTCTAAAATTAGAATTACAAAACAATTCACATTCGAAACAGGTCATGCATTATATGGATATGATGGTAAATGTCGCAATGTACACGGACACAGTTATAAATTAGCTGTTACAGTAATTGGTACTCCCATTACCGATTCAACTAATGTAAAATTTGGGATGGTAATTGATTTCAGTGATCTAAAGAAAATAGTAAAAGAAGAAATTGTAGATCTTTTTGATCATGCTACTGTCTTCAATAAAAACACTCCTCACGTCGAATTAGCGCAAGAACTAAAAGATCGTGGACATCACGTTATCTTAGTCGATTATCAACCGACAAGCGAAAATATGGTTATTGATTTTGCCAACAAGATCAAAAATCGCCTTCCTGAAAATTTAGCCTTGTATTCATTGCGTTTACAGGAAACGGACTCATCTTATGCTGAGTGGTTCCAATCCGATAATTTATAAGTCTGGTGAATTTTACAATCGATACAACAAAAGGTGTTTATTTTGCCTCTGATCAACATTTCGGAGCACCAACCCGTGAAAAAAGTTTACCGCGCGAAAAGTTTTTCCTAGACTGGCTCAATGAAAAAGAAGAAGACATGGGAGCGCTATTCATTTTAGGGGATCTTTTTGATTTCTGGTTTGAGTATAAAACGGTTGTTCCCAAAGGATTTGTTCGCGTTCTAGGAAAATTAGCACAACTCAAGGATAAAGGGATTCCTATCTACTTTTTTGTTGGCAATCACGATTTATGGATGAATGACTACTTCCAAACCGAATTGGGAATTCCTGTTTTTCATCAACCGCAACTATTCACAATCAATGGCAAACGCTTTTTTATCGGACATGGTGATGGTCTAGGTCCTGGAGATTTAGGTTATAAACGAATGAAAAAAGTATTTACCAACAAATGCTCTAAGTGGTTATTTAATTGGTTGCATCCCGATATAGGTGTTCGTTTAGCTCAATACTTATCTGTAAAAAACAAATTGATTTCTGGTGATGAAGATGTGCGTTTTTTAGGAGAAGACAACGAATGGTTGGTCTTATACGCTAAGCGTAAATTAGAACAACAACACTATGATTACTTTGTCTTTGGGCATCGTCATCTCCCCATGGTGATTGACTTGAATAATCAATCGAAATACATCAATCTCGGCGATTGGATTACTTATTTTACTTATGGTTACTTTGATGGGGAATTCCATCTGGAAAAATATAAAAAGCCTCAATATTGAGGCTTTTCTGTTTTTTATATATGGGTAAAGTGCTCCACTTATCGCATCCTATGACTATTTAAAAGGGTTTGTCCAAAATCCAAGGACTATGTGAAAAGTAGTTCCATGGCACACTAGCTAAATCGACTTTTTCATCAATAAAACGACTGTAATCACGGCCATTAATAGCCACCCAACTATCGGCATAAACGGCTACATCCACGCCTTTATCGGCATATTCTTTCTTGATGTATTGTGCCATTTGCCAAACGACATCCGAAGTATTCATTCTCGCTTCTTGTTTACGACTCAAAACACCTTCCGTATTATAAAAAATACGTTCTTTTGTTTTTTTATCTTCCACTATAAAAGTGGTATACCCTCCTCGAGAACGCAACATCATCCGCCAACTTAAGCGATGGGCTTCATCAGTCCATAAAATATCTCCTTCAATAAAGTGCTGTCTTAAAGGTAGAGCAAATTGAAAAAACATAAACACAGCCAAGAATCCTACTACGGGCTTACTCAATCGTGGAGTGGCAAAATTTTCCTTTTGTTCAAATACAGGTTTCTTCTTCAAGAAAATACGTCTTATTTGATCTGTTGGATAAAAGAAAAGCGCAAACGTCAATGCAAAATAAGGGAAGATTCCGATGTGTAAGGTTACGGAATTGAATAGATGAAAAATAACAGAAGCAATTAAAGCCAATGTTCTTGTGCGTTTCCACAATAGAGCAGGAACAATCAATCCGTCAAAGATAATACCAAGATAGGCAATGACTAGATAGAACTCTTTTTGGGTAAAAATTTCTTTAAAGTATTCTGGAATATTTGCCGATTGATACATGATTTCCGTAAATGTACCATCCAACCAATCCGGATAGAATTTTGCAATCGTCCCATAGATGTACAATACACTCACTTGGAAGATAAAAATCCAATTGAAATACCGCGGCATAGCCAATTCTTCTTTCACGCGATTTGCTTTTACATCTAAGGATTGATAAGAGGCTGCGGGTAAAAAACACATATAGACACAAATAATCATCAACAAATAATAGTGATTATTATAGGATGTTTTTTGTAAAAAATAAGTTCCTGCCCATAATAAGGTCAGTAAAGGCATGCTCCATTTATAGCGATAACCCAACATTACGGCCAAAGAAGCCAGTCCCATCACAAAGAAATACACATACATTTGGGGTCCCACAAGAACTTGCAAAAAGTCCATGTAAATGTGGGAAAAGGTAAACTTTACATCTACTAAATTCATTCTCACCCATCCTGTGGCAATAGCGCCAAAGGATTCACAGGCAAATAAAAAACCGAAAAATATTCGAAATATAATTAAAGGGGCGTTATCAACGGGTTGCAGGGCTTTTTTCCACATGGCGATTAAAATAAGCTCTTGTTGCTTGTTCGTCCTTCGTTAATTGATCGACAAGCTCTTCAAGCGAGTTAAATTTTTGTTCATCTCTAATGCGATCCAAGATACGAACTTTTAACGTTTTATTATATAAATCACCAGACCAATCTAGAAAGTTTACTTCTATTGTATGAGGGTGATTTACGAACGTTGGGTTAATTCCAATACTCATCATTCCCTTTACCAACTCTCCCTCTATTTCTGACTCTACAACGTAAATTCCATTCTGCGGAATCATTTTATAAGATTCAGAAATTTCAAAATTTGCCGTTGGAAAGCCCAATGTACGACCTAATTTTTTACCGTGAATCACTTCACCTGAAAAGTGATACTCATGTCCTAAAAACTCATTGGCAAGAGCGATATTACCTGCTTCTAAAGCAGTTCTAATTTTCGTTGAACTAATGGAGACATGGTCAATTTCTTGTGCAGATATTTCTTCGACTTCAAAACCATAAAAAGCGCCAAAACGCTTTAAATCATGAATATCTGCCGTTCTGTTTTTACCAAAACGATGGTCGTAACCTATAATAATCTTAGAGATATTAAATGTCTCGACTAAAACTTGTTTCACAAACGCTTCAGCAGATAAATCCGCAAAGTCCAAATCGAACTTTTGTACCACTAGATTGTCCAACCCAAGATTTGCAAGTAGTTCTCGTTTTTCTTCTAATGTGTTTAACAAACGAATTCCGTGATCTTGTTTCAATACCATACGCGGATGTGGAAAGAAGGTTAACACCAAACTCTCAGCATCTAATTCTTTGGCGGCATCCACTAGCTTCTTTATAATCATCTGATGTCCAATATGAACACCATCAAAGGTTCCTAGTGTTGCAACAACTTTTTTATCTGTTTTAAATTCGCCAATGGAAGAAAATATTTTCACGATGATAACTTTAGTCTTTTATGGGGATTTTACTTAGTTTTGCCCCGTTTTCTAAATAAAAATTCAAGCAGTAAAAATACTTCATTTTTTACAAATCACATGAATTATTACACAATAATACGCCTAATCTAAAGTAATTAACATGCCTCGTTTATTTAAAACCACTTTGGTTTTCCTTTTGTGGATTGCCCCACTACTCCTCTTTTCTCAAGTTAAAATCATGACTTGGAATCTAAAGAATGTTGGAAGTAGTAAAACAGAAGCAAATATCAGTTATATCGCACAGATCATTAAACAAGCTGATGTAATTGCGATCCAAGAAGTAGTAACAAATCCCAGTGGTGCACAAACCATTTTAGCCCTACACGAAGAACTCAATCGAAAAAGTGGTGCGAAATGGGAGTATGCATTAAGTGATCCAACAATAAGTTCTCCCTATCGATCAGAGCGCTATGCTTTTTTATGGAAGTCTAATAAATTGAAATTGAAAAAAAGAGCATTTTTAGAACCAACCTATCAGGAAGAGATTGAGCGAGAGCCTTATATGGCAACATTTCAGCACAAAGATTTCCAATTTACCTTAGTTAACTTACATGCTTTACCCAAAAAACATCAGCCCGAAAAAGAAATCAAGTATTTGAAATTTTTACCTGCTCAATATGAAAATAGCAACCTCATTTTTTTAGGTGATTTCAACACACCCGAATCTCATTCTGTTTTTAATCCCTTAAAGAAACAAGGGTATCTCCCCGCTTTTACCAAGCAAAAAACCTCGTTGCGTCAAAAGTGCATAGACGGCGACTGTTTGGCTAGTGAATATGACAATATCTTTTTACAGCCGGAATTATTTACCATCAAATCTGCCAAAGCTATCTTGTTCTTTGAGGATTTTGAATCTATAAAAGAGGCAAACAAAATTTCCGATCACATTCCTTTACTCCTAGAGATAGAATAAAAAAAGGATTTCAGTTATGAAATCCTTTCTAAACAATTAAAATATAATAAAAACATCTATTACCTTCTATTCATGTAAATCATTACATAGTATAACAGAGTACCCAAAGAGGAAAGAGCAGCTACCACATAGGTTCTTGCGGCCCATTTTAAGGCATCTTTAGATCCAACCAATTCTTGTTGTGTTACAATATTTTTTGCCTCTAACCACTTTAATGCTCGATTACTAGCATCGTATTCAACGGGTAGGGTCACAAAAGAAAATATGGTCGTTAAAGCGAAGAGTACAATTCCCAACAGCAATAGTTGTGGAAATGTTTTCAATAGCAGCACGCCCCCAATCAACACAAAAGGCATAAAGCGAGAGGATACTTCTAACACAGGTACCATTCTCGAACGCATAGTTAACCACGAATAGGCTTGTGCATGTTGAACAGCGTGACCTACTTCGTGTGCAGCAACAGCTGCGGCTGCGGCGTTGCGCTGATTATATACAGCCTCACTTAGATTTACCGTTTTATCCACGGGATTATAGTGGTCAGTTAATCTACCAGGAGTAGAAATTACGCGTACATCGCGAATACCGTGGTCAAATAGCATCTTTTGTGCAATTTCGGCACCACTCATCCCGTTTTGTAAATGAACCTCAGAATACTTCTTAAACTTTGCTTGTAAACGATTCCCCACGTACCAACTGGCACCCATCATGGCAATCATAAAAACCCATATCATCATAGATATAACAATTAATGTTCCTTTATACTACATCAAATGACGCGCCAAATCTAAAATACAGTCATTTTGTCATAAAAAAAGAGAGACGGGTAAGGTCTCTCTTTTTAAATCTTATATGAATAAGCCTTATTTAAGCTTTTTCTTTACTTCTACTTCTTGGAATGCTTCAATTGTATCGTATTCTTTGATATCGTTGTAGTTTCTAATTTGGATACCACAATCATATCCTTTCGATACTTCTTTCACATCATCTTTGAAACGTCTAAGTGCTGTAAGCTCTCCGGTGTAGATTACTACTCCTTCGCGAATTAAGCGGATCCTAGAGTTACGGAAGATTTTTCCATCAAGAACCATACATCCAGCAATCGTACCCACTTTTGAAATTTTGAATAACTCTCTAATTTCAGCAGTACCCGTAACTTCTTCTTTCAACTCTGGAGATAACATACCTTCCATTGCATCTTTCAAGTCGTCAATTGCGTCATAGATAATCGAGTAGTTTCTGATATCAATTTCTTCTTTATCTGCTAACACCTTGGCAGAAGCCATTGGACGAACGTTAAATCCGATGATAATTGCATCCGATGCAGAAGCTAACAATACGTCAGATTCTGTAATTGCACCTACTCCTTTGTGGATGATATTGATTTGAATTTCTTCTGTAGACAATTTCGAGAATGAATCCGAAAGCGCTTCAACAGATCCGTCCACGTCTCCTTTTAAGATGATGTTCAATTCTTTGAAATCTCCTAAAGCGATACGACGTCCAATCTCAGCAAGGGTAATATGTCTTTGTGCACGAACTGACTGCTCGCGTAACAATTGTGTACGTTTTGCGGCAATTTGCTTCGCTTCTTTTTCTTCTTCGAATACGTTGAATTTATCTCCAGCTCCTGGTGCACCGTCTAATCCTAATACAGAGATTGGTCTAGATGGTCCAGCTTCTTGTACCGCATTTCCACGTTCGTCGTGCATTGCACGAACCTTACCGTGGTTACATCCTGCTAATAGGTAATCTCCTACTTTTAATGTTCCTCCTTGTACTAATACTGTAGATACATATCCACGTCCTTTATCTAAATATGCTTCAACAACTGTACCTGATGCTAATTTATCTGGATTTGCTTTTAGTTCAAGCATTTCTGCTTCAAGTAAAACTTTCTCCAATAATTCTTTCATCCCGATCCCTTGTTTTGCAGAAATATCTTGTGATTGGTAAGTACCTCCCCACTCTTCAACCAATAAGTTCATCGAAGCTAATTTTTCCTTAATCTTCTCAGGATTAGCTGTCGGCTTATCCACTTTATTGATTGCAAAAATAATAGGTACTCCAGCTGCTTGGGCGTGACTGATTGCCTCTTTTGTTTGTGGCATGATGTCATCATCCGCAGCAATTACGATAATTACGATATCGGTTACTTGAGCTCCACGTGCACGCATTGCAGTAAACGCCTCGTGACCTGGTGTATCTAAGAATGTGATTTGTTGTCCGCTTTCTAACGTAACTCCATACGCACCGATATGCTGTGTAATACCTCCAGACTCTCCTGCAATTACGTTTGCTTTACGCACATAATCCAGCAATGAGGTCTTACCGTGATCCACGTGTCCCATTACAGTAACAATTGGCGCACGAGATTTCAAATCTTCTGGTCTATCTGGAGCTTCTTCAATAGCCTCCTCAATTGAAGCGGTAGTGAAATCTACTTCAAATCCAAATTCATCAGCAACAATAGTCAAGGTTTCAGCATCCAAACGTTGATTCATCGTAACCATGATTCCCAATGACATACACGTTCCGATTACTTTTGTAATAGGCACATCCATCATAGTAGCAATCTCACCTACGGTAACGAATTCCGTTACTTTCAACACTTTGTTTCCTGCCTCTAAAGCTCTTTGTTCCTCATCTGATTTCTTACGGTGAACATCACGTTTATCTCTACGATATTTTGCGGCTTTAGATCTATTTCCTTTACCTTGTAAACGCTCAAGCGTTTCTTTAATTTGATTTTTAACTTCTTCCTCTGTAGGCTCTGCTTTTACGACAGGCGTATTTCTTCGGTTGTTGTTATTATTCTTATTGAACTTGCTGTTTCCTCCGGGTCTGTTCGCATTGTTTCCGCCGGGTCTATTTGCATTGTTCCCACCTGGTCGGTTCGCATTAGCACCACCTGGTTTATTACCGCCTGCTGCATTGTTTTGATTAGCACCAGCACCTTCTGCATTGGCAGGTTTTGCAATACGCTTTCTTTTATTTCGTCCAGCAACGTTGCCTTTTTTATCGTCTTTCTTCTCCTCCTTCTTCTTCTTAGGCTTGTCAAACTGTGATAAATCGATCGTTTGCCCTGTAAAAGTAGTCCCTGAAAGCTTTTGATAATTTGTTTTGATGATTTCTTCACCTGACTTCGCATCAACACTATCGCCCTCAACTACTTTGGTTTCTTCGTTTGCTATTTTAGCAGACTCCTTATGTTGTTTTTCTTCCACAGGTTTGTCTTTTACTTTTGATTCTTTATTCGCTACTTTCTTCGCTTCTACTTTCTTTGTCGTATTTTTTGCTGAATCAGTTTTTGAATCGACATCAACCTGAGCAATAGGAGCAGCTTCTACTTTCTCCACTACTTTTTCTTGTGCACCGCTTTCTTTCGCAACTGGTTCTTTACTCTTTACAGGCTCAGCTTTCTTTTCTTCTTTCTCAACCACTTTTTCAGATACAGCTGAAGAAGATTCTAAAGTTTTTTTAGGTTCAAGATCAATTTGCCCTACAGTTTTAATAGCAACTTGCTCTTCTGCTTTGGCTCTAATAATCTCTTGTTCTTTCTTGATACGAGCTTGTTCTTCTTGTTTTCTCTTTTCTTCTAATTCGCGTTCACGCTCTACTTTAAGCGCTTCCTTTTCTTTTCTTTTCTCTTCACTCACTTCAATTGAAGCTTCCTTTTTCCCTCTATCAGCAGAAAATTGTTTATTCAGAACAGTAAATTCTTCTTGTGAAATCTTTGCATTTGGCGTTGCATCAATTTCATACCCTTTGCCTTTCAAAAAGTCCACGGCTCTATCCAGAGAAATATTTAATTCCCTTAAAACTTTATTTATTCTTATTGCTCTTTCTTCAGACATATTATCTTTTTAGTGTATTATTTGTGTTGTGTTGTTAATAGATGTGTTAGTCTAATCCTCAAACTCTTCCTTCAGAATACGGAAGACATCCTGAATTGTCTCTTCTTCTAAATCCGTGCGTTTGATTAATTCTTCAACACTTAAGTTCAACACGCTTTTTGCTGTATCTAATCCAATCTTAGCAAACTCTTCAATTACCCATGAATCAATTTCATCGCTGAATTCTCTTAATTCAACATCGTCATCCTCTGGGTTCAATTCGCGCATCACATCGATATCAAATCCTGTTAACATTCCTGCTAACTTAATGTTTTGCCCTCCTTTTCCAATTGCTCTAGAAACTTCTTCTGTATCTAGATATACGTTTGCCTTCTTGGTTTCTTCGTCAAATACAACCTTATTTACTTTCGCAGGTGCTAATGCACGTTTAATAAACAAGTCTGTATTGGTTGTGTAGTGAATTACGTCGATATTTTCGTTTCCAAGTTCTCTTACGATTCCATGGATACGCGACCCTTTCATTCCAACACAAGCTCCTACAGGATCAATTCTATCATCTGATCCTTCCACTGCAATCTTTGCTTTCTCACCTGGAATTCGAACCACCCTCTTCACTTGGATTTTATCCTCGCCAATTTCAGGAATTTCTTGTTCTAACAAACGCTCTAGGAATCGGTTCGATGTTCTAGACATGATAATTTGAGGTTTTGCTCCTTTCAATTCAACAGCCTCAATAATTCCTTTTACTGTATCTCCTTTTCTGAAAAAGTCAGAAGGAATTTGTTTTTCTTTTGGCAAAACAATTTCATTTCCTTCATCATCCATCAAAATTACAACTTTTGGGCGAATATGATGTACTTCCGCAGCGTAAATCTCTCCGATTACCTCTTTAAATTGCTTATATAACGTAGCATTGTCATGCTCTGTCACTTTTGAGTTCAAATATTGACGTAAAGCTAATACCGCTCTTCTTCCAATATCTTCTAACTTCACTTCTTCTGAAACTTCTTCACCAACTTCAAAATCCGATTCTATCTTTCTAGCTTCACTTAATGAAATCTCATATTTATCATCTTCAACTTCACCATCGTTTACAACGACTCTACTTCTAAAAACCTGGAAATCTCCTTTATCAGGGTTAATAATGATATCGAAGTTATCGTCATCACCATATTTCTTTTTCAATGCATTTCTGAATACATCTTCTAAGATGGCCATTAACGTAACTCGATCAATGTATTTTAACTCTTGAAATTCTGAGAACGATTCTACTAAACCACTATTCTCCATCTGATATTTTTTTAAAATGAAATTATTATACTAGCTTCTTTTATCTTGTCGAATGGTATAACAGCTTCTTTTTCAACTGTAACCTTTCCTTTTCCAACAGCTTTTGCTTCACGCGCCTTCCACTGTAATACGATTGATGATTCTCCGACTTCCGCTATTGTCGCTTCGTACTTTTCTTGGTTTGAAGTGACTAATTTCACCTTTCTTCCGATATTTTTTTTGTACTGACGCAACAATTTCAACGGTGATGTAGCACCCGCAGAGGCAACTTCTAGAGCAAAATCGTGTTCTTCTCTATCTAAATTGTGCTCTATGGCTCTACTTACATCAATGCAGTCTTGCAAATTAACCCCGTTATCTCCATCTAACGTCACCATGATTTTATTATCTGGAGAAATTGTCATTTCAATCAAAAACAACTCTTGCTTCTCAGCTAAAGCTGCATCTAACAACTCTTGTACTTTGTTTTTAAATGTCATATGCTATAAAAAGAGGGGACTATTATGTCCCCTCATTATTTAACTTCTTTAATAAATAACGGTGCAAATATACTATTTTTTTTGTACTAATAAAAACTTTTGTGTATTGATAATTATATGCTTAAATTTAGAACACTAAAAAAACATGTTAAATACTTAATCCACTTTTACACTTAATTATGAAAAAAATACTAATACCAACGGATTTTTCACAACAGGCACATAACGCAATCAAAGCAGGTGTAAATTTTGCGAAGAAACACAACGCTGAAATCATTTTACTACACATCCTAGATTTACCACAAGAAGCAAGTGATGGTGTTAGTAAAGGAACCCCAGCCCCAGAAGTGATGTTCTTTAAAAATGCGGCTGAACAAAAGCTACAGCAAATCGCACTAGATACTTTATTCGAAGGGCTAACGGTTTCTACAAGCTTAATCTTAGACCGTACTTCTCAAGGTGTAACTAAATCGGCTATCCACAACGAAGTAGATCTAATCGTAATGGGGTCTCACGGAGCAAGTGGAATGAAAGAATACTTTGTAGGTTCTAATACGCAGAAAGTCGTACGCACATCTCCTGTTCCTGTTTTTGTTGTAAAAGGAGAATTTGAAGACAACTGCATTAAGGATATTGTTTTTGCTTCTGACTTTACAAGTGAAATGAAAGATTCATTTAAAAGCACACTTGCTTTAAACAAAGTAGTTGGCGCTGATTTACACCTACTCATGGTCAACACACCCAACAGCTTCAAGCCAACACATGTTGCAGAAGAAACACTCGAAACATTCTTAGCGGATATTACAGATAAAGAATTTGATTTAAGCATCTACAATGACATTAACGTAGAAAAAGGAATCTTAAACTACTGTAAAAAATTAGATGCAGATTTAATTGCCATTGCTACACATGGTCGCACAGGATTAGCTCACTTCTTCAACGGAAGTATTAGCGAAGACCTAGTAAACCACTCTCCAATCTCTGTATTGACATTCAAAATCGACTAAATTTTGATTAGCGAGAAGCAATCGGAGCACAGCGGAGATTCATCGCTTACCAAAGCCGAATTTTAACTCAGTGAGAGAAATAAAGAGATGAGTAAATACATCTACAAAAAAAAAAGGTTCGATCTTAGTTTATAAGATCGAACCTTTTTGTTTGTAGTAGTCGGTGAGGTTTGTTCCTCCTAAGGTTTGCGCCTTGTATCGAACTTCACAAAAAACCACCTACACTCCGTACTCCTCTCCAAAATAAAAAATGCCTTAGAGCATTTTTTATTTTAATATTTCAATGTGACTTTCTGACACAGTCTTTATTGGTATATAA contains the following coding sequences:
- a CDS encoding zinc metallopeptidase, which translates into the protein MIWVFMIAMMGASWYVGNRLQAKFKKYSEVHLQNGMSGAEIAQKMLFDHGIRDVRVISTPGRLTDHYNPVDKTVNLSEAVYNQRNAAAAAVAAHEVGHAVQHAQAYSWLTMRSRMVPVLEVSSRFMPFVLIGGVLLLKTFPQLLLLGIVLFALTTIFSFVTLPVEYDASNRALKWLEAKNIVTQQELVGSKDALKWAARTYVVAALSSLGTLLYYVMIYMNRR
- a CDS encoding HTTM domain-containing protein, translated to MWKKALQPVDNAPLIIFRIFFGFLFACESFGAIATGWVRMNLVDVKFTFSHIYMDFLQVLVGPQMYVYFFVMGLASLAVMLGYRYKWSMPLLTLLWAGTYFLQKTSYNNHYYLLMIICVYMCFLPAASYQSLDVKANRVKEELAMPRYFNWIFIFQVSVLYIYGTIAKFYPDWLDGTFTEIMYQSANIPEYFKEIFTQKEFYLVIAYLGIIFDGLIVPALLWKRTRTLALIASVIFHLFNSVTLHIGIFPYFALTFALFFYPTDQIRRIFLKKKPVFEQKENFATPRLSKPVVGFLAVFMFFQFALPLRQHFIEGDILWTDEAHRLSWRMMLRSRGGYTTFIVEDKKTKERIFYNTEGVLSRKQEARMNTSDVVWQMAQYIKKEYADKGVDVAVYADSWVAINGRDYSRFIDEKVDLASVPWNYFSHSPWILDKPF
- a CDS encoding endonuclease/exonuclease/phosphatase family protein; the encoded protein is MPRLFKTTLVFLLWIAPLLLFSQVKIMTWNLKNVGSSKTEANISYIAQIIKQADVIAIQEVVTNPSGAQTILALHEELNRKSGAKWEYALSDPTISSPYRSERYAFLWKSNKLKLKKRAFLEPTYQEEIEREPYMATFQHKDFQFTLVNLHALPKKHQPEKEIKYLKFLPAQYENSNLIFLGDFNTPESHSVFNPLKKQGYLPAFTKQKTSLRQKCIDGDCLASEYDNIFLQPELFTIKSAKAILFFEDFESIKEANKISDHIPLLLEIE
- a CDS encoding 6-pyruvoyl trahydropterin synthase family protein, translated to MSKIRITKQFTFETGHALYGYDGKCRNVHGHSYKLAVTVIGTPITDSTNVKFGMVIDFSDLKKIVKEEIVDLFDHATVFNKNTPHVELAQELKDRGHHVILVDYQPTSENMVIDFANKIKNRLPENLALYSLRLQETDSSYAEWFQSDNL
- a CDS encoding bifunctional riboflavin kinase/FAD synthetase, with product MKIFSSIGEFKTDKKVVATLGTFDGVHIGHQMIIKKLVDAAKELDAESLVLTFFPHPRMVLKQDHGIRLLNTLEEKRELLANLGLDNLVVQKFDLDFADLSAEAFVKQVLVETFNISKIIIGYDHRFGKNRTADIHDLKRFGAFYGFEVEEISAQEIDHVSISSTKIRTALEAGNIALANEFLGHEYHFSGEVIHGKKLGRTLGFPTANFEISESYKMIPQNGIYVVESEIEGELVKGMMSIGINPTFVNHPHTIEVNFLDWSGDLYNKTLKVRILDRIRDEQKFNSLEELVDQLTKDEQATRAYFNRHVEKSPATR
- a CDS encoding UDP-2,3-diacylglucosamine diphosphatase, with the protein product MNFTIDTTKGVYFASDQHFGAPTREKSLPREKFFLDWLNEKEEDMGALFILGDLFDFWFEYKTVVPKGFVRVLGKLAQLKDKGIPIYFFVGNHDLWMNDYFQTELGIPVFHQPQLFTINGKRFFIGHGDGLGPGDLGYKRMKKVFTNKCSKWLFNWLHPDIGVRLAQYLSVKNKLISGDEDVRFLGEDNEWLVLYAKRKLEQQHYDYFVFGHRHLPMVIDLNNQSKYINLGDWITYFTYGYFDGEFHLEKYKKPQY
- the infB gene encoding translation initiation factor IF-2, whose product is MSEERAIRINKVLRELNISLDRAVDFLKGKGYEIDATPNAKISQEEFTVLNKQFSADRGKKEASIEVSEEKRKEKEALKVERERELEEKRKQEEQARIKKEQEIIRAKAEEQVAIKTVGQIDLEPKKTLESSSAVSEKVVEKEEKKAEPVKSKEPVAKESGAQEKVVEKVEAAPIAQVDVDSKTDSAKNTTKKVEAKKVANKESKVKDKPVEEKQHKESAKIANEETKVVEGDSVDAKSGEEIIKTNYQKLSGTTFTGQTIDLSQFDKPKKKKEEKKDDKKGNVAGRNKRKRIAKPANAEGAGANQNNAAGGNKPGGANANRPGGNNANRPGGNNANRPGGNSKFNKNNNNNRRNTPVVKAEPTEEEVKNQIKETLERLQGKGNRSKAAKYRRDKRDVHRKKSDEEQRALEAGNKVLKVTEFVTVGEIATMMDVPITKVIGTCMSLGIMVTMNQRLDAETLTIVADEFGFEVDFTTASIEEAIEEAPDRPEDLKSRAPIVTVMGHVDHGKTSLLDYVRKANVIAGESGGITQHIGAYGVTLESGQQITFLDTPGHEAFTAMRARGAQVTDIVIIVIAADDDIMPQTKEAISHAQAAGVPIIFAINKVDKPTANPEKIKEKLASMNLLVEEWGGTYQSQDISAKQGIGMKELLEKVLLEAEMLELKANPDKLASGTVVEAYLDKGRGYVSTVLVQGGTLKVGDYLLAGCNHGKVRAMHDERGNAVQEAGPSRPISVLGLDGAPGAGDKFNVFEEEKEAKQIAAKRTQLLREQSVRAQRHITLAEIGRRIALGDFKELNIILKGDVDGSVEALSDSFSKLSTEEIQINIIHKGVGAITESDVLLASASDAIIIGFNVRPMASAKVLADKEEIDIRNYSIIYDAIDDLKDAMEGMLSPELKEEVTGTAEIRELFKISKVGTIAGCMVLDGKIFRNSRIRLIREGVVIYTGELTALRRFKDDVKEVSKGYDCGIQIRNYNDIKEYDTIEAFQEVEVKKKLK